The proteins below come from a single Caulobacter flavus genomic window:
- the flgE gene encoding flagellar hook protein FlgE, translating into MSLSSALSTAVSGLTAQSIALSAISENIANASTTAYKTTEVSFQSLVSGAMGSTTSTSSVVAKTSQALNVTGAISSTSVATNIAIDGSGYFVVAANAGDTGSDLVYSRNGSFSTDADGYLVNSEGYYLMGFATDSDGNVLASNTSDLTSLSAINLDSISGTAKATSTVSMAANLPADATTGQSFDTSMEVIDSLGVSHTVGQTWTKTGDNTWSLTLSDPVLTKDGTTTSGTISPSTVTVTFNSDGSLATTDPSPVDISITGLSTGAADSAIVLDLGAAGGTDGLTQYASTSSTLSISPTFEQDGANYGELSGITIDESGLVTANFDNGVSLAIYQIPVATFSNPNGLTHVSGTVYDENTAAGQVHLNLPGEGNAGSLVASALEGSTTDTATEFNKMIIAQQAYSAASQVISASSDMFDTLIQAVR; encoded by the coding sequence ATGAGCCTGTCCTCGGCCCTCTCGACCGCCGTCTCCGGCCTGACCGCCCAGAGCATCGCCCTGTCGGCGATCTCGGAGAACATCGCCAACGCCTCGACCACCGCCTACAAGACCACGGAGGTCTCGTTCCAGTCTCTGGTCAGCGGCGCGATGGGCTCGACCACCTCGACCAGCTCCGTGGTGGCCAAGACCAGCCAGGCGCTGAACGTCACCGGCGCCATCTCCTCGACCAGCGTGGCGACCAACATCGCCATCGACGGCTCGGGCTACTTCGTGGTCGCGGCCAACGCCGGCGACACCGGCAGCGACCTCGTCTACAGCCGCAACGGCAGCTTCTCGACGGACGCCGACGGCTATCTGGTCAATAGCGAAGGCTATTACCTGATGGGCTTCGCCACCGACTCCGACGGCAACGTCCTGGCCTCGAACACCAGCGACCTGACCAGCCTGTCGGCGATCAACCTCGACTCGATCAGCGGCACGGCCAAGGCCACCTCGACGGTCAGCATGGCCGCCAACCTGCCGGCCGACGCCACGACCGGCCAGAGCTTCGACACCAGCATGGAGGTCATCGACTCCCTGGGCGTCAGCCACACGGTCGGCCAGACCTGGACCAAGACCGGCGACAACACCTGGTCGCTGACCCTGTCGGACCCGGTCCTGACCAAGGACGGCACGACCACCTCGGGCACGATCAGCCCCAGCACGGTCACGGTGACCTTCAATTCCGACGGCAGCCTGGCCACGACCGACCCGTCGCCGGTCGACATCAGCATCACGGGCCTGTCCACCGGCGCGGCCGACAGCGCCATCGTGCTCGACCTCGGCGCGGCCGGCGGCACCGACGGCCTGACGCAGTACGCCTCGACCTCCTCGACCTTGTCGATCAGCCCGACCTTCGAGCAGGACGGCGCCAACTACGGCGAGCTGTCGGGGATCACCATCGACGAGAGCGGCCTGGTCACGGCCAATTTCGACAACGGGGTCAGCCTGGCGATCTACCAGATCCCGGTCGCCACCTTCAGCAACCCCAACGGCCTGACCCACGTCTCGGGCACGGTCTACGACGAGAACACCGCCGCCGGGCAGGTGCACCTGAACCTGCCCGGCGAGGGCAACGCCGGCAGCCTGGTGGCCAGCGCGCTGGAAGGCTCGACCACCGACACGGCGACCGAGTTCAACAAGATGATCATCGCCCAGCAGGCCTATTCGGCCGCTTCGCAGGTGATCAGCGCCTCGAGCGACATGTTCGACACCCTGATCCAGGCGGTCCGGTGA
- a CDS encoding flagellin: protein MPVISTNTAANTALRYLNNNSAAQSESLAKLSSGSRIVSAKDDASGLAIATSMNADITVLNQAATNVTSGTSVLNTADGALSNIADILQRMNSLTAQAQSGTSSTADLSYISAEYEQLTEEINDIAETTTFNGVSLLNGDSNYTEGTGVDFMVGTSSTDVIKVELGTANTTGLALTVTSISSTSDAVAAMDEIDAAITAVSKMRADVGATLSRFEFRGDVISTSLENLESAASAITDVDIAAEQTNFTNAQTLTSAAISALSQANSMSQSLLKLLQ from the coding sequence ATGCCTGTTATCTCCACCAACACGGCCGCCAACACCGCCCTGCGCTACCTGAACAACAATTCGGCGGCGCAGAGCGAATCCCTGGCGAAGCTGTCGAGCGGCTCGCGGATCGTCAGCGCGAAGGACGACGCCTCCGGCCTCGCCATCGCGACGTCCATGAACGCCGACATCACCGTGCTCAACCAGGCCGCCACCAACGTGACCAGCGGCACTTCGGTGCTGAACACCGCTGACGGCGCCCTGTCGAACATCGCCGACATCCTGCAGCGCATGAACTCCCTGACGGCCCAGGCCCAGTCGGGGACGTCGAGCACTGCCGACCTGTCGTACATCAGCGCCGAGTACGAACAGCTGACCGAGGAAATCAACGACATCGCCGAGACGACGACCTTCAACGGCGTCTCGCTGCTCAACGGTGACAGCAACTACACCGAGGGCACGGGCGTCGATTTCATGGTCGGCACGTCCAGCACCGATGTCATCAAGGTCGAGCTGGGTACGGCGAACACCACGGGCCTGGCCCTGACCGTCACCTCGATCTCCTCGACCAGCGACGCCGTCGCCGCGATGGACGAGATCGACGCGGCGATCACGGCGGTCTCGAAGATGCGGGCCGACGTCGGCGCCACCCTGTCGCGCTTCGAGTTCCGCGGCGACGTGATCTCCACGTCGCTCGAGAACCTGGAGTCGGCGGCGTCGGCGATCACCGACGTGGACATCGCCGCAGAGCAGACCAACTTCACCAACGCTCAGACCCTGACCAGCGCAGCGATTTCGGCCCTCAGCCAGGCCAACTCGATGAGCCAGTCGCTTCTGAAGTTGCTGCAGTAG
- the flgK gene encoding flagellar hook-associated protein FlgK translates to MSLSSIISSASSALSTAQMQIAVANANVANADDLTYTKKTVSTTATTALNSASSATVQRAADTYLAKTVVKTAAASGYASTIDAYMQSYDAALGSVDSGDDLSSLLDAFSSALTALSASADSDTAKAATVSAASALAAGISGLSASIQDLRTQANTEIATSVDTINSTLSTLSSLNDQIVSITAQGGDVTALQDQRDAALTTLSGLIGVSSYTTSDNRLVVYTTGGDQLLGTTAAKLSYTASSALSSTSVYPTSIAGITLNGKDITASLDSGQLGALVTLRDTTLTGAQAELDALASTLIDQVNAIANAGSAVPAPNALTSASTVSSTDAFSATGTLRVAVVDSSGSTVSTQDIDLSAYSTLADLVSALDAMDGLSASIGSDGKLSITADDGAGGVALADVGAKVGASSQGFSDYFGFNDLFSGSTAADIAVSSKLSGDYSLLATAALDTTSTLAAGDRALSTSDSTTVDKLSAMLSGALSFSAAGDQAAKTVTLSSYASSFVSGAATLVSNASSSAASALSAYEAATTRLQNATAVNVDEELALLTTYQSQYEANAQLVSMVQELFDTLIQMVN, encoded by the coding sequence ATGTCGCTGTCGTCGATCATCAGCTCGGCCTCGTCGGCCCTGTCGACCGCCCAGATGCAGATCGCGGTGGCCAACGCCAACGTGGCCAACGCCGACGACCTGACCTACACCAAGAAGACGGTCAGCACGACGGCGACCACGGCCCTCAATTCGGCCTCCAGCGCCACCGTCCAGCGGGCGGCCGACACCTACCTGGCCAAGACCGTGGTCAAGACCGCCGCGGCCTCCGGCTACGCCTCGACGATCGACGCCTACATGCAGTCCTACGACGCCGCGCTCGGCTCGGTGGACAGCGGCGACGATCTCTCCAGCCTGCTCGACGCCTTCTCCAGCGCGCTCACCGCCCTGTCGGCCAGCGCCGACAGCGACACGGCCAAGGCCGCGACCGTCTCGGCCGCCTCGGCCCTGGCGGCGGGGATCAGCGGGCTGTCGGCCTCGATCCAGGACCTGCGCACCCAGGCCAACACCGAGATCGCCACGAGCGTCGACACCATCAACTCGACGCTGTCGACCCTGTCCTCGCTGAACGACCAGATCGTCTCGATCACCGCCCAGGGCGGCGACGTCACCGCCCTGCAGGACCAGCGCGACGCGGCCCTGACCACCCTGTCGGGCCTGATCGGGGTCAGCAGCTACACCACCTCCGACAATCGGCTGGTGGTCTACACCACCGGCGGCGACCAGCTCCTGGGCACGACGGCGGCCAAGCTGTCCTACACCGCCTCCAGCGCCCTCTCCTCGACCAGCGTCTATCCGACCTCGATCGCCGGGATCACGCTGAACGGCAAGGACATCACCGCAAGCCTCGACTCCGGCCAGCTGGGCGCCCTGGTCACCCTGCGCGACACGACCCTGACCGGCGCGCAGGCCGAGCTCGACGCCCTGGCCTCGACGCTGATCGACCAGGTCAACGCCATCGCCAACGCCGGCTCGGCCGTGCCCGCGCCGAACGCCCTGACCAGCGCCTCGACGGTTTCGAGCACGGACGCCTTCTCGGCGACCGGCACGCTGCGGGTGGCCGTGGTCGATTCCAGCGGTTCGACGGTCTCGACCCAGGACATCGACCTGTCGGCCTATTCCACCCTGGCCGACTTGGTCAGCGCGCTCGACGCCATGGACGGCCTGTCGGCCAGCATCGGCTCGGACGGCAAGCTGTCGATCACCGCCGACGACGGCGCAGGCGGCGTCGCCCTGGCCGATGTCGGCGCGAAGGTCGGCGCGTCCTCGCAGGGCTTCTCCGACTATTTCGGCTTCAACGACCTGTTCTCCGGCTCCACCGCCGCCGACATCGCCGTGTCCTCGAAACTGTCGGGCGACTACAGCCTGCTGGCCACCGCCGCCCTCGACACCACCTCGACCCTGGCGGCCGGCGACCGGGCCCTGTCGACCTCCGACAGCACGACGGTCGACAAGCTGTCGGCGATGCTGTCGGGCGCGCTGAGCTTCTCCGCCGCCGGGGACCAGGCCGCCAAGACCGTCACCCTGTCGTCCTATGCCTCGAGCTTCGTTTCGGGCGCGGCCACCCTGGTGTCGAACGCCTCGTCCAGCGCCGCCAGCGCCCTCTCCGCCTACGAGGCGGCGACCACGCGCCTGCAGAACGCCACCGCCGTCAATGTCGACGAGGAACTGGCGCTGCTGACCACCTACCAGTCGCAGTACGAGGCCAACGCCCAGCTCGTCTCGATGGTGCAGGAGCTGTTCGACACCCTGATCCAGATGGTGAACTGA
- the fliD gene encoding flagellar filament capping protein FliD, whose product MTTTSTVSTSGSTTYLTGTISGLDTDSLIEAAVAQKTARADTIDAKVTANETKIASYQSLQTLLQAISDSMTSLAATTYSSVTATTNAFDEKSAYLTASDGTDATSVIAVDADSDAVAASYEITVTQLAKAMKVTSTAQTAGTALGLAGVVSIGVDGGTAAEITVTSTMTVSDVAAAINAKTATTGVTATLITSSTGTRLVMSTSDTNQQIAMTSVSGDDVGQSLGLTDASGAFANVLQAAQPSIVTIDGVEIESDGNELTDVVPGLSISLLQATSGQTITLDIEANYDDIKTAITDFIDAYNALRAFVVTNQTVGSGGVVADDAVLFADGILRDVNRQLNALLGGDAGSDDELTDLSALGITLNSANQLELSDETSLDNLLLTDLSSVAAFFETSFEASDSNLKLLKNDTTLSFDFDLDVTVTDGAISSVSVGGDSSLFTISGSRIVGASGTIYEGLSFALANATSGTISVEITQGFANLITSLMGDYANTTTGVIQQRINTLDTVNSDLTEQSETIRDNAETYRTKLIAKYSAMETQLYAAQILQEQIKAILGASSDDDD is encoded by the coding sequence ATGACGACGACCAGCACCGTCTCGACCTCGGGCTCGACGACCTATCTGACGGGCACGATCTCGGGCCTCGACACCGACTCCCTGATCGAGGCGGCCGTCGCCCAGAAGACCGCCCGCGCCGACACGATCGACGCCAAGGTCACGGCCAACGAGACCAAGATCGCCTCGTACCAGTCGCTGCAGACGCTGCTGCAGGCGATCTCGGATTCCATGACCTCGCTGGCGGCCACGACCTACAGCTCGGTGACCGCCACCACCAACGCCTTCGACGAGAAGAGCGCCTACCTCACCGCTTCTGACGGCACGGACGCCACCTCGGTGATCGCGGTCGACGCCGACAGCGACGCGGTGGCCGCCTCCTACGAGATCACCGTCACCCAGCTGGCCAAGGCCATGAAGGTGACGTCCACCGCCCAGACCGCCGGCACGGCGCTGGGCCTGGCGGGCGTGGTGTCGATCGGCGTCGACGGCGGGACCGCCGCCGAGATCACCGTCACCTCGACCATGACGGTCAGCGACGTCGCCGCGGCGATCAACGCCAAGACCGCGACCACCGGCGTCACGGCCACCCTGATCACCAGCTCGACGGGCACGCGGCTCGTCATGTCGACCAGCGACACCAACCAGCAGATCGCCATGACCTCGGTCTCGGGCGACGACGTCGGCCAATCGCTGGGATTGACGGACGCCAGCGGCGCCTTCGCCAACGTGCTGCAGGCCGCCCAGCCCTCGATCGTCACCATCGACGGGGTCGAGATCGAGAGCGACGGCAACGAGCTGACCGACGTCGTTCCCGGCCTGTCGATCTCGTTGCTGCAGGCCACCTCGGGCCAGACCATCACCCTCGACATCGAGGCCAACTACGACGACATCAAGACGGCGATCACCGACTTCATCGACGCCTACAACGCCTTGCGCGCCTTCGTGGTGACCAACCAGACGGTGGGTTCGGGCGGGGTGGTGGCCGACGACGCCGTGCTGTTCGCCGACGGCATACTGCGCGACGTCAATCGCCAGCTCAACGCGCTCCTGGGCGGCGACGCGGGCTCGGACGACGAGCTGACCGACCTGTCGGCCCTGGGCATCACGCTCAACAGCGCCAACCAGCTGGAGCTGTCGGACGAGACCTCGCTCGACAACCTGCTGCTGACCGACCTGTCCAGCGTCGCGGCCTTCTTCGAGACCAGCTTCGAGGCCAGCGACAGCAACCTCAAGCTCCTGAAGAACGACACCACCCTGTCGTTCGACTTCGACCTGGACGTGACCGTCACCGACGGGGCGATCTCAAGCGTGTCGGTCGGCGGCGACAGCAGCCTGTTCACGATCTCGGGCAGTCGGATCGTCGGCGCCAGCGGCACGATCTACGAGGGGCTGTCCTTCGCCCTGGCCAACGCGACCAGCGGCACGATCTCGGTGGAGATCACCCAGGGCTTCGCCAACCTGATCACCAGCCTGATGGGCGACTACGCCAACACCACGACCGGCGTCATCCAGCAGCGCATCAACACCCTCGACACGGTCAACAGCGACCTGACCGAGCAGTCGGAGACCATCCGCGACAACGCGGAGACCTACCGCACCAAGCTGATCGCGAAGTACTCGGCGATGGAGACGCAGCTCTACGCCGCCCAGATCCTTCAAGAGCAGATCAAGGCCATCCTCGGAGCCAGCAGCGATGACGACGACTAA
- a CDS encoding intradiol ring-cleavage dioxygenase has translation MLALAGAAPFAAIAASARPVAAAENVCALTPQVTQGPYWFDPKLDRADITEGKKGAPVTVALTVVDGACRPLKGARVDIWHCDAQGIYSGYEGQGDDHATAAKGQTFLRGAQITDAAGKVAFKTIWPGWYEGRTPHIHIKVHLDARTALTAQLFVPDALSEFLYENVPAYRRPRARDMFNRQDGIALQGGEAMVASVREGKDGYVLALALGVDPAADWKDDAGMGGPGGPPPNGMGPPPGGMPPQGMNGRPPGPPPGGLPGGPPPEGMGPPRHEAPTGEARLKAIVPGI, from the coding sequence TTGCTGGCCCTGGCCGGCGCCGCGCCCTTCGCCGCCATCGCCGCCTCGGCCCGTCCGGTCGCCGCCGCCGAAAACGTCTGCGCCCTGACGCCCCAGGTCACGCAGGGGCCCTACTGGTTCGATCCCAAGCTCGACCGCGCAGACATCACCGAGGGCAAGAAGGGCGCGCCGGTCACCGTGGCCCTGACCGTCGTCGACGGCGCCTGCCGTCCGCTGAAAGGCGCTCGGGTCGACATCTGGCACTGCGACGCGCAGGGGATCTATTCCGGCTACGAGGGCCAGGGCGACGACCACGCGACCGCCGCCAAGGGGCAGACCTTCCTGCGAGGGGCCCAGATCACCGACGCCGCCGGCAAGGTCGCCTTCAAGACGATCTGGCCTGGCTGGTACGAGGGCCGCACCCCGCACATCCACATCAAGGTGCATCTGGACGCCCGCACGGCCCTGACCGCCCAGCTGTTCGTGCCCGACGCCCTGTCGGAGTTCCTCTACGAGAACGTCCCAGCCTACAGGCGGCCCCGAGCGCGCGACATGTTCAACCGCCAGGACGGCATCGCCCTGCAGGGGGGCGAGGCCATGGTGGCCAGCGTCAGGGAAGGCAAGGACGGCTACGTGCTGGCCCTGGCCCTCGGCGTCGATCCGGCCGCCGACTGGAAGGACGACGCGGGGATGGGCGGTCCGGGCGGCCCGCCGCCGAACGGCATGGGCCCGCCTCCCGGCGGCATGCCTCCCCAAGGCATGAACGGCCGCCCGCCCGGCCCGCCGCCCGGCGGCTTACCCGGCGGCCCTCCGCCCGAAGGCATGGGCCCGCCCCGCCACGAGGCGCCCACCGGCGAGGCGCGGCTGAAGGCGATCGTGCCGGGCATCTGA
- a CDS encoding DUF3089 domain-containing protein, with product MHKTIWAALTVSLGLAGAACAQPAPAGPQPKNDYKQDASWLCRPGRADACAQDQTATIVAADGATKVEPFKVEPKAPIDCFYVYPTVSTDPGGNSDMTIDPAETIVAEQQFARFGQACRTFAPMYRQVTLAALRQVMQGKASPGDENLAYGDVLDAWKDYLARDNGGRGVVLIGHSQGSRVLLRLLAEEIDGKPVQKQLVSALILGMNTPIDPATDAYGSIKMCRQPGQTGCIVSYVSFRASSPPAEPAFFGKATPDGKRAACVNPAALAGGEAPLHGYFSDRTIAGAPRKTPWVKGKDVTTTFVSTPGLVSAKCETSGPYDYLAIKVHGDPTDPRVDDIPGDLMVLGSPLKAWGLHLVDVNLAMGDLVALVEAQAKGWK from the coding sequence ATGCACAAGACGATCTGGGCCGCCCTGACGGTCTCCCTGGGATTGGCCGGGGCGGCCTGCGCCCAGCCGGCGCCGGCGGGCCCGCAACCGAAGAACGACTACAAGCAGGACGCCTCCTGGCTGTGCCGTCCCGGCCGCGCCGACGCCTGCGCCCAGGACCAGACCGCCACCATCGTCGCCGCCGACGGCGCGACCAAGGTCGAGCCGTTCAAGGTCGAGCCCAAGGCCCCGATCGACTGCTTCTACGTCTATCCCACGGTGTCGACCGACCCCGGCGGCAACAGCGACATGACCATCGACCCGGCCGAGACCATCGTCGCCGAGCAGCAGTTCGCACGCTTCGGCCAGGCCTGCCGCACCTTCGCGCCGATGTATCGTCAGGTGACCCTCGCGGCCCTGCGCCAGGTGATGCAGGGCAAGGCCTCGCCCGGCGACGAGAACCTGGCCTATGGCGACGTGCTGGACGCCTGGAAGGACTATCTGGCCCGCGACAACGGCGGCCGCGGCGTCGTCTTGATCGGCCACTCCCAGGGCTCGCGCGTGCTGCTGCGTCTGCTGGCCGAGGAGATCGACGGCAAGCCGGTGCAGAAGCAGCTGGTCTCGGCCCTGATCCTGGGCATGAACACCCCGATCGACCCGGCGACCGACGCCTATGGCTCGATCAAGATGTGCCGCCAGCCCGGCCAGACCGGCTGCATCGTCTCCTACGTGTCGTTCCGCGCCTCCAGCCCGCCGGCCGAGCCCGCCTTCTTCGGCAAGGCCACGCCGGACGGCAAGCGCGCGGCCTGCGTCAACCCGGCAGCCCTGGCTGGTGGCGAGGCGCCGCTGCACGGCTACTTCAGCGACCGCACCATCGCCGGCGCGCCCCGCAAGACGCCGTGGGTGAAGGGCAAGGACGTGACCACGACCTTCGTTTCGACGCCCGGCCTGGTGTCGGCCAAGTGCGAGACCAGCGGCCCCTACGACTACCTGGCCATCAAGGTGCACGGCGACCCGACCGACCCGCGCGTCGACGACATTCCCGGCGACCTGATGGTGCTGGGCTCGCCACTGAAGGCCTGGGGCCTGCACCTGGTGGACGTCAATCTGGCGATGGGCGACCTGGTGGCGCTGGTCGAGGCGCAGGCGAAGGGTTGGAAGTAG
- a CDS encoding LysR family transcriptional regulator, whose amino-acid sequence MDSLGAFNVFVQVTETRSFAGAAARLGISPSAVGKAVARLEARLGVRLFQRSTRSIALTAEGGLLLDRCRRIFAEVEALTGELSASRAMPRGKLRVSFPLVGMLLMPTLSNFMRAYPDIELDLDFTDRIVDVIEEGFDAVVRTGEISDSRLMTRSLGAFEHRVVGAPDYFQRHAPPETPEDLRAHACLHHRYPSTGKLERWPLYRDGAFVGHDLPVAVTASTLEPLIYLAEQGQGLTCVPLFAIRQQLRAGTLVSVLDPFLQSTGVMRVVWPSNRQLTPKVRAFVDFMSAELPISDT is encoded by the coding sequence GTGGACAGCCTGGGCGCCTTCAACGTCTTCGTCCAGGTCACCGAGACCCGCAGCTTCGCGGGCGCGGCCGCCAGGCTCGGGATCTCGCCGTCGGCGGTGGGCAAGGCCGTCGCCAGGCTGGAGGCCCGGCTGGGCGTCAGGCTCTTTCAGCGCAGCACGCGCAGCATCGCCCTGACGGCCGAGGGCGGACTGCTGCTCGACCGCTGCAGGCGCATCTTCGCCGAGGTCGAGGCCCTGACCGGAGAGCTTTCGGCCTCGCGGGCCATGCCCCGCGGCAAGCTGCGGGTCAGCTTCCCCCTGGTCGGCATGCTGCTGATGCCCACCCTGTCGAATTTCATGCGGGCCTATCCCGACATCGAGCTCGACCTGGACTTCACCGACCGCATCGTCGACGTCATCGAGGAGGGGTTCGACGCCGTCGTCCGCACGGGCGAGATTTCGGACTCCCGCCTGATGACGCGATCGCTGGGGGCGTTCGAGCATCGGGTGGTCGGCGCGCCGGACTATTTCCAGCGCCATGCGCCGCCCGAGACCCCCGAAGACCTGCGCGCCCACGCCTGCCTGCACCACCGCTACCCGTCGACGGGAAAGCTGGAGCGCTGGCCGCTCTATCGCGACGGCGCCTTCGTCGGACACGACCTGCCGGTCGCCGTGACGGCCAGCACCCTGGAGCCGCTGATCTATCTGGCCGAACAGGGCCAGGGCCTGACCTGCGTGCCGCTCTTCGCCATCCGCCAGCAGCTGAGGGCCGGAACCCTGGTGTCGGTGCTGGACCCGTTCCTGCAGAGCACGGGCGTGATGCGGGTCGTCTGGCCGTCCAACCGCCAGCTGACGCCCAAGGTCCGGGCTTTCGTCGACTTCATGTCGGCCGAGCTTCCGATCTCCGACACCTGA
- a CDS encoding DUF1328 family protein yields MLKWALIFAVVAIIAGALGFTGIAGAAAGVAKILFFLFLVIFLVALVLGMGIFKGVTGK; encoded by the coding sequence ATGCTGAAATGGGCTCTGATCTTCGCCGTCGTCGCCATCATCGCCGGCGCGCTCGGCTTCACCGGCATCGCCGGCGCCGCCGCGGGCGTGGCCAAGATCCTGTTCTTCCTGTTCCTGGTGATCTTCCTCGTCGCCCTCGTGCTGGGCATGGGGATCTTCAAGGGCGTGACGGGGAAATAG
- a CDS encoding flagellar hook assembly protein FlgD: MTTVSSATSTSTTSAASSSGTLQLGTTDFLQLLMTQLTNQNPLDPTDPTEFTSQLATYSSLEQQISMNDTLTTMSDNMSSLLTQVQLLASASE, encoded by the coding sequence ATGACCACCGTCTCCTCGGCGACGAGCACCAGCACGACGAGCGCCGCCAGCTCGTCCGGCACGCTGCAGCTGGGCACCACCGACTTCCTGCAGCTGCTGATGACGCAGCTGACCAACCAGAACCCGCTGGATCCGACCGATCCGACCGAGTTCACCAGCCAGCTGGCGACCTACTCGTCGCTCGAGCAGCAGATCAGCATGAACGACACGCTGACGACGATGTCGGACAACATGTCGTCGCTGCTGACCCAGGTTCAGCTGCTCGCCTCGGCCTCGGAATAG
- a CDS encoding flagellin, whose product MISRIATFGHSTTMLAASLKVQAKLADQQAQTASGLKSTSYGGLGSNTGSLLRRSSQSSALTAENAAAQTATAYVNAAYSALGDIADLATTIKTQLASMISSTTIDSATTAQYATNWLNDLQALLNSTSGGTYLFSGTAGDTAAADFGDADWDASAGADADYYQGASSTRSFTTTDGQTIDLSVSGGSAAFEKLARALSMIIASPDDSSVVSAAYDLAGEALTGVGSLQEQVSIQASTLDRLIERNEAKIESIDTLASNLKDADLAQTAVLATQYETQLEAMYSMISTLSSLSLSKYL is encoded by the coding sequence ATGATCAGCCGCATCGCCACCTTCGGTCACTCGACGACCATGCTGGCCGCCAGCCTCAAGGTGCAGGCCAAGCTGGCCGACCAGCAGGCCCAGACGGCCTCGGGCCTGAAGTCCACCTCGTACGGGGGCCTGGGCAGCAACACCGGCAGCCTGCTGCGCCGGTCCAGCCAGAGCAGCGCGCTGACCGCCGAGAACGCCGCCGCCCAGACCGCCACCGCCTACGTCAACGCCGCCTATTCGGCGCTGGGCGACATCGCCGACCTGGCCACCACCATCAAGACCCAGCTGGCCTCGATGATCTCCAGCACGACGATCGACTCGGCCACCACCGCCCAGTACGCGACCAACTGGCTCAATGACCTGCAGGCCCTGCTCAACAGCACCTCGGGCGGGACCTACCTGTTCTCGGGCACGGCGGGCGACACGGCCGCCGCCGACTTCGGAGACGCCGACTGGGACGCCTCGGCCGGAGCCGACGCCGACTACTACCAGGGCGCGTCCAGCACGCGCAGCTTCACCACCACGGACGGCCAGACCATCGACCTGTCGGTGTCGGGCGGCTCGGCCGCGTTCGAGAAGCTGGCCCGCGCCCTTTCCATGATCATCGCCTCGCCCGACGACAGCAGCGTCGTCTCGGCCGCCTACGACCTGGCCGGCGAGGCCCTGACCGGCGTCGGCTCGCTGCAGGAGCAGGTGTCGATACAGGCCTCCACCCTCGACCGCCTGATCGAGCGCAACGAAGCCAAGATCGAGAGCATCGACACCCTGGCCTCCAACCTCAAGGACGCCGACCTGGCGCAGACGGCGGTGCTCGCCACCCAGTACGAGACCCAGCTGGAAGCCATGTACTCGATGATCTCGACGCTCTCCTCGCTGAGTTTAAGCAAGTATCTGTAG
- a CDS encoding antibiotic biosynthesis monooxygenase family protein: MSVSPVSTQPPVTFVAGAAPTVFVVNVIHAQPGRQDDAFDIIQDVVRLAAGKPGFLWSNLAKSTDGLTVVNIEAIADEGNVGEFFSDPVFVDKWGRLAEVSTNEFHIYRVTDLILPQAVAEK, from the coding sequence ATGTCTGTATCGCCTGTTTCGACCCAGCCGCCCGTCACCTTCGTCGCGGGGGCCGCGCCGACCGTGTTCGTCGTCAACGTCATCCACGCCCAACCCGGACGCCAGGACGACGCCTTCGACATCATTCAGGACGTCGTGCGCCTGGCGGCCGGAAAGCCCGGCTTCCTGTGGAGCAACCTGGCCAAGAGCACCGACGGCCTGACCGTCGTGAACATCGAGGCCATCGCCGACGAGGGCAATGTCGGCGAGTTCTTCTCCGACCCGGTGTTCGTGGATAAGTGGGGCCGGCTGGCCGAGGTCTCGACCAACGAGTTCCACATCTACCGCGTGACCGACCTGATCCTGCCCCAGGCCGTCGCCGAAAAATAA